In Ostrea edulis chromosome 10, xbOstEdul1.1, whole genome shotgun sequence, one genomic interval encodes:
- the LOC130050985 gene encoding uncharacterized protein LOC130050985 has product MKKFLVLLIIGMVLVETFARQKRNADNGDKDDDNKSKNDDDDKNNGDDSNKGGRDRRSADDGGNSKASKESKESKESKEKDDGR; this is encoded by the exons ATGAAGAAATTTCTTGTTCTTCTGATCATCGGAATGGTGTTGGTGGAAACCTTTGCCAGACAGA aACGAAACGCTGACAATGGAGATAAAGACGATGATAACAAAAGTAAAAATGACGATGATGACAAGAATAATGGAGATGACAGTAATAAGGGAGGGCGGGACAGGAGAAGCGCAGATGACGGAGGCAACAGTAAGGCGAGTAAGGAGAGTAAGGAGAGCAAGGAGAGCAAGGAGAAAGATGATGGGAGATAA